In Panthera leo isolate Ple1 chromosome E3, P.leo_Ple1_pat1.1, whole genome shotgun sequence, a genomic segment contains:
- the ARL6IP1 gene encoding ADP-ribosylation factor-like protein 6-interacting protein 1 isoform X1, giving the protein MAEGDNRSTNLLAAETASLEEQLQGWGEVMLMADKVLRWERAWFPPAIMGVVSLVFLTIYYLDPSVLSGVSCFVMFLCLADYLVPILAPRIFGSNKWTTEQQQRFHEICSNLVKTRRRAVGWWKRLFTLKEEKPKMYFMTMIVSLAAVAWVGQQVHNLLLTYLIVTFLLLLPGLNQHGIILKYIGMAKREINKLLKQKEKKNE; this is encoded by the exons ATGGCGGAGGGAGACAATCGCAGCACCAACCTGCTG GCCGCAGAGACTGCAAGTCTGGAAGAGCAGCTTCAAGGATGGGGAGAAGTGATGCTGATGGCTGATAAAGTCCTCAGATGGGAAAGAGCCTGGTTTCCACCTGCCATCATGGGTGTGGTTTCTTTGGTGTTTCT gacTATCTACTATCTAGATCCATCTGTTCTGTCTggtgtttcctgttttgttatgtttttgtgCTTGGCTGACTACCTTGTTCCCATTCTGGCTCCTAGAATTTTTGGCTCCAATAAATG GACCACTGAGCAACAGCAAAGATTCCATGAAATTTGTAGCAATCTAGTAAAAACTCGACGCAGAGCTGTGGGCTGGTGGAAACGCCTCTTTACACTAAAGGAAGAAAAGCCTAAAAtg TACTTCATGACCATGATCGTTTCTCTTGCTGCGGTTGCGTGGGTGGGACAGCAAGTCCACAACCTGCTGCTCACCTACCTGATAG tgactttcTTACTGTTGCTTCCTGGATTGAACCAGCACGGAATCATTTTGAAGTACATTGGAATGGCCAAAAGGGAGATAAATAAGCttctcaaacaaaaagaaaagaaaaatgaataa
- the ARL6IP1 gene encoding ADP-ribosylation factor-like protein 6-interacting protein 1 isoform X2, whose protein sequence is MLMADKVLRWERAWFPPAIMGVVSLVFLTIYYLDPSVLSGVSCFVMFLCLADYLVPILAPRIFGSNKWTTEQQQRFHEICSNLVKTRRRAVGWWKRLFTLKEEKPKMYFMTMIVSLAAVAWVGQQVHNLLLTYLIVTFLLLLPGLNQHGIILKYIGMAKREINKLLKQKEKKNE, encoded by the exons ATGCTGATGGCTGATAAAGTCCTCAGATGGGAAAGAGCCTGGTTTCCACCTGCCATCATGGGTGTGGTTTCTTTGGTGTTTCT gacTATCTACTATCTAGATCCATCTGTTCTGTCTggtgtttcctgttttgttatgtttttgtgCTTGGCTGACTACCTTGTTCCCATTCTGGCTCCTAGAATTTTTGGCTCCAATAAATG GACCACTGAGCAACAGCAAAGATTCCATGAAATTTGTAGCAATCTAGTAAAAACTCGACGCAGAGCTGTGGGCTGGTGGAAACGCCTCTTTACACTAAAGGAAGAAAAGCCTAAAAtg TACTTCATGACCATGATCGTTTCTCTTGCTGCGGTTGCGTGGGTGGGACAGCAAGTCCACAACCTGCTGCTCACCTACCTGATAG tgactttcTTACTGTTGCTTCCTGGATTGAACCAGCACGGAATCATTTTGAAGTACATTGGAATGGCCAAAAGGGAGATAAATAAGCttctcaaacaaaaagaaaagaaaaatgaataa